From Burkholderiales bacterium:
CGCGCTCGTTGTAGGTCAGATAGAAATGTCCCCACGACAGCACCATATCGTCCATCTCGGCAGCCATCGTTGCCGGCAAAATGATGTCGGCATAAGCCGCGGTGTCGGTGATGAAATGCTCCGCGGCGACTACGAACATATCCTCGCGCATCAGGCCTTCGACGATTTTGTTCGACTCCGGCGCCTGCGAAACCGGATTGGCGTTGTAGACCATGAACGACTTGATCGGCGGATCGAGTTTCAGCTCGCCGGTCAACGCCGCGCCGAGCTGCAGATTGTTGACGACGCGTGTTCCCGATGGAATAAAATCGGCGCGGCAAACGCGATCGAATTTGATCGGGAATTCCCATAGCGGCATTTGCAGCAAGCCACCCCCAACATGGCGCCACGCTCCGGTCAACGCCGGCAGGCAGCAGACCGCGCGTATCGTCTGGCCGCCGCCGAAATGGCGTTCGAGCGCAACGCCTATGCGGATCGCAGCCGGCTGCGTCTGCGCATATTCGCGCGCGAGCGTGTGGATATCGGCGGCCGCTATGCCGGTAATTTTTTCCGCCCATTCCGGCGTGCAAGTCGCCGCGCGCTCCTTCAGTTCTTCGAAGCCGACTGTGTAGTTCGCGACGTAATCCTGATCGATCAGATTTTGTTCGATCAGCGTATTGATCAGCGCCATCGCCAGTGCGCCGTCGGTTCCGGGTTTGGGACGAATATGCCAATCGGCATGGCGCGCGGTCAGCGAATTGTAGGTATCGATCACCACAACCTTTGCACCGCGCGCTTTGGCCTCCTTGACGAAGTGCCAATGATGCAGATTGGTCGAGAGCGTGTTGCACGCCCAGATGATGATGTACCTGGAGTGCACGAAACTTTCCGGATCGACGCCGCCCGTCGGCCCGACCGTCAACAGATACGCGGTCGATGAACCCGAACCGCAAAACGTGCGTTCGCAAACCGTCGCACCCAGCTTGTTGAAAAACGGATCGCCGACATTGAGCCCCTGCACGATG
This genomic window contains:
- a CDS encoding molybdopterin-dependent oxidoreductase, which gives rise to MAPGVKTFFGGCPHDCPDTCGMLYDVKDGRLLDVRGNPDHPYTRGGLCVKLKDFQDHHYNAERVLYPLKRKGPKGSRQFVRITWDQALAEIKKRWTEIIAQYGPQAILPYSYLGNQGIVQGLNVGDPFFNKLGATVCERTFCGSGSSTAYLLTVGPTGGVDPESFVHSRYIIIWACNTLSTNLHHWHFVKEAKARGAKVVVIDTYNSLTARHADWHIRPKPGTDGALAMALINTLIEQNLIDQDYVANYTVGFEELKERAATCTPEWAEKITGIAAADIHTLAREYAQTQPAAIRIGVALERHFGGGQTIRAVCCLPALTGAWRHVGGGLLQMPLWEFPIKFDRVCRADFIPSGTRVVNNLQLGAALTGELKLDPPIKSFMVYNANPVSQAPESNKIVEGLMREDMFVVAAEHFITDTAAYADIILPATMAAEMDDMVLSWGHFYLTYNERAIEPPGEAVSNTEIFRRLAKTMGFDDPQFQRSDQEMIEHYLDWESPALDGVDMAYFKTHGYVHLKVGTPDTRAPHAHGNFPTPSGKCEFKASGAANGNFVAPPFRQMYEAFQGGESIDPLPGYVPPRESLVSNPQLGRRFPLNIVSPKSHGFLNSCYANEANKIRGQGAQFVLINPSDAMPRG